A section of the Pseudomonas tritici genome encodes:
- a CDS encoding aspartate aminotransferase family protein, whose translation MNLFTLRRPVPSLDDLILDAPRDSLSSAALMPTVARPPQVFVRGQGSWLWDSDDRAYLDFSQGSAANSLGHSPQVLIKALADQTQTLINPGNGLHNRAQLNLVDRLCHRTGSDQAYLLNSGAEACEAAIKLARKWGQLYRGGAYRIISASSACHGRSFAAMSASAGALENRFEPQLPGFSHVPFNDLPALHAAVDAQTVAIMLEPIQGEAGVIPATEHYLKGVERLCRELGILLILDEVQTGIGRCGTLLAEQQYGVRADIITLGKGLGGGVPLAALLARGKACCFEVGELEGTHHGNALMASAGLAVLDTVLQHGFLEQVRESGVYLGEGLARLAYRYDHGQLRGDGLMWGLMLSDDCADAVVKAALHEGLILNAPQPNCLRFTPALTVSKSNIDEMLLRLARAFSRVRTAQLQCRKGIAV comes from the coding sequence GTGAACCTGTTCACTCTGCGCCGCCCCGTGCCGAGCCTGGACGACCTGATCCTCGACGCCCCGCGCGACAGTCTTTCCAGCGCCGCTCTGATGCCCACGGTGGCCCGGCCGCCTCAAGTATTTGTGCGCGGCCAAGGCTCCTGGTTGTGGGACAGCGACGACCGTGCCTATCTGGATTTCAGCCAGGGCAGCGCCGCCAACAGCCTCGGCCACAGCCCGCAAGTGTTGATCAAAGCGCTGGCCGACCAGACTCAGACACTGATCAACCCTGGCAACGGCCTGCACAACCGTGCCCAACTCAACCTCGTCGACCGCCTGTGCCATCGCACCGGCAGCGATCAGGCGTACCTGCTCAACAGTGGTGCGGAAGCCTGCGAAGCCGCGATCAAACTGGCGCGCAAGTGGGGCCAGCTGTATCGCGGCGGTGCCTACCGCATCATCAGCGCCAGCAGTGCCTGTCACGGTCGCAGCTTCGCGGCAATGTCGGCCTCGGCGGGTGCCTTAGAAAACCGTTTCGAACCGCAGTTGCCGGGCTTCAGCCATGTCCCCTTCAACGACTTGCCAGCCCTGCACGCCGCAGTCGACGCGCAAACCGTCGCGATCATGCTCGAGCCGATCCAGGGCGAAGCCGGGGTGATTCCCGCGACGGAGCACTATCTCAAAGGTGTAGAACGTTTGTGTCGCGAACTGGGGATCCTGCTGATTCTCGACGAAGTGCAAACCGGCATTGGCCGCTGCGGCACGTTGCTCGCCGAACAGCAATACGGCGTCCGCGCCGACATCATCACCCTTGGCAAAGGCCTGGGCGGCGGCGTCCCCCTCGCAGCGCTGCTGGCACGCGGCAAAGCGTGCTGTTTTGAAGTGGGCGAGCTGGAAGGCACCCATCATGGCAATGCGCTAATGGCCTCGGCGGGGTTGGCGGTGCTCGATACGGTGCTGCAACACGGTTTTCTGGAGCAAGTGCGTGAGTCCGGCGTCTATCTCGGCGAAGGCCTCGCCCGCCTGGCCTACCGCTACGACCATGGACAACTGCGCGGCGATGGCCTGATGTGGGGGCTGATGTTGTCGGATGATTGCGCAGATGCTGTCGTAAAAGCAGCACTGCACGAAGGGCTGATCCTTAACGCCCCACAACCCAACTGCCTGCGATTCACTCCTGCTTTAACCGTGAGCAAAAGCAACATCGACGAAATGCTCCTGCGTCTGGCC
- a CDS encoding LysR family transcriptional regulator, with protein sequence MDFKQLRYFVAVYEEGHVGRAAERLSISQPALSQQIRQLEQNLDVSLFERSSKRLLPTLAAHTLYNHALPLIDGLQQAVEALRNFKGQAMRTLAIGVLQTVHTSLVPQMLERVRKAQPHLVVQIYELTGIEIERRLLNGSLDIGISYLPPRQPGLHGVLLYEDELKVVLPEDHPLREFKKVSLKQAAELPMLLLGEEFQVRQIWQGQLANLGRRPQVQAELNTMVGILDSLPHTKLATVLPGRSQDEHNSQSLLWKPLSEPRVPLKVGLVCRDVQRQQATMALLRTLLEDVMNAPQAPA encoded by the coding sequence ATGGATTTCAAGCAACTGCGTTATTTCGTCGCGGTGTATGAGGAAGGCCACGTAGGCCGTGCTGCGGAACGCCTGTCGATCTCCCAACCGGCACTGTCCCAGCAGATTCGCCAGTTGGAACAGAACCTCGATGTGAGCCTGTTCGAGCGCAGCAGCAAGCGGCTATTACCGACACTGGCGGCGCACACGCTGTACAACCATGCCCTGCCGCTGATTGATGGCTTGCAACAGGCGGTCGAGGCGTTGCGTAACTTCAAGGGCCAGGCAATGCGCACGTTGGCTATCGGTGTGCTGCAAACCGTGCACACCAGCCTGGTGCCGCAGATGCTCGAGCGCGTGCGCAAGGCCCAGCCGCACTTGGTGGTGCAGATCTACGAGTTGACCGGGATTGAAATTGAACGGCGCCTGCTCAACGGTTCGCTGGACATCGGTATCAGCTACCTGCCGCCCCGCCAGCCGGGGTTGCACGGCGTGTTGTTGTATGAAGACGAATTGAAGGTGGTCCTCCCGGAGGATCATCCCCTGCGGGAATTCAAGAAGGTTTCGCTGAAACAGGCGGCGGAGTTACCCATGTTGCTGCTGGGCGAGGAGTTCCAGGTGAGGCAGATCTGGCAGGGCCAACTGGCCAACCTCGGCCGTCGCCCGCAAGTGCAGGCCGAGCTCAATACCATGGTGGGGATTCTCGACAGCTTGCCTCACACAAAGCTTGCGACAGTACTGCCAGGGCGTTCCCAGGACGAACACAACAGCCAGTCGCTGTTGTGGAAACCCTTGAGTGAACCCAGGGTGCCGCTGAAAGTGGGCTTGGTGTGTCGCGACGTGCAACGTCAGCAAGCGACAATGGCGTTACTGCGCACCTTGCTGGAAGACGTGATGAATGCACCGCAGGCACCGGCATGA
- a CDS encoding acyl-CoA dehydrogenase C-terminal domain-containing protein: protein MADYKAPLRDMRFVLNEVFEVADTWAQLPALADTVDAETVEAILEEAGKVTAKSIAPLSRGGDEQGCRWDNTAVFTPDGFPQAYKTYAEGGWVGVGGDPAFGGMGMPKAVSAQVEEMINSSSLAFGLYPMLTSGACVSIATHAGEALKAAYLPKMYSGEWAGSMCLTESHAGTDLGMIRTKAEPQADGSYKVSGTKIFITGGEHDLTDNIIHLVLAKLPDAPAGPKGISLFLVPKFMVNADGSLGARNPVSCGSIEHKMGIQASATCVMNFDEAVGFLVGEPNRGLAAMFTMMNYERLGVGIQGLASGERSYQNAIEYARDRLQSRAPTGAQAKDKAADPIIVHPDVRRMLLTMKAANEGGRAFSTYVATQLDIAKFSDDAAARERADNLVALLTPVAKAFLSDLGLETTVFGQQVFGGHGYIREWGQEQLVRDVRITQIYEGTNGIQALDLMGRKIVGSGGAFYTLFADEIRAFIASAGAELAEFTTPLSAAVDNLDELTAWVLDRAKTDPNEIGAASVEYLHAFGYMAYAYMWARMAKAALGKESEEDFYASKMGTARFYFARLLPRIHSLSASVKAGSESLFLLDEALF, encoded by the coding sequence ATGGCTGATTACAAAGCGCCGCTGCGTGATATGCGCTTCGTCCTCAACGAAGTCTTTGAGGTCGCCGACACGTGGGCCCAATTGCCGGCATTGGCAGACACCGTTGACGCCGAAACCGTGGAGGCCATCCTCGAAGAAGCCGGCAAGGTCACCGCCAAATCCATCGCCCCGCTCAGCCGCGGTGGCGATGAACAAGGTTGCCGCTGGGACAACACCGCGGTGTTTACGCCGGACGGTTTCCCGCAGGCCTACAAAACCTACGCCGAAGGCGGTTGGGTTGGCGTAGGCGGCGACCCTGCCTTCGGTGGCATGGGCATGCCCAAGGCCGTGTCAGCCCAGGTCGAAGAGATGATCAACTCGTCAAGCCTGGCATTCGGTTTGTACCCGATGCTGACCTCCGGCGCCTGCGTGTCGATTGCCACGCACGCCGGCGAAGCACTCAAGGCCGCCTACCTGCCGAAGATGTATTCCGGTGAATGGGCAGGCTCCATGTGCCTGACCGAATCCCATGCCGGTACCGACTTGGGGATGATCCGTACCAAGGCGGAGCCGCAGGCGGACGGTTCCTACAAAGTCAGCGGCACCAAGATCTTTATCACCGGTGGCGAACACGACCTCACCGACAACATCATTCACCTGGTGCTGGCCAAACTGCCGGATGCGCCGGCCGGTCCCAAGGGCATTTCGCTGTTCCTGGTGCCGAAGTTCATGGTGAATGCCGACGGCAGCCTGGGCGCACGCAACCCGGTGAGCTGTGGCTCGATCGAGCATAAGATGGGGATCCAGGCGTCCGCGACCTGTGTGATGAATTTCGACGAAGCCGTGGGTTTTCTGGTGGGCGAACCGAACCGTGGTCTGGCGGCGATGTTCACCATGATGAACTACGAGCGTTTGGGTGTGGGTATCCAGGGCCTGGCATCCGGCGAGCGCTCTTACCAGAATGCCATTGAATACGCGCGTGACCGCCTGCAAAGCCGTGCGCCGACCGGCGCGCAGGCCAAGGACAAAGCGGCTGACCCGATCATCGTGCACCCGGACGTGCGCCGCATGCTGCTGACCATGAAGGCTGCGAATGAAGGCGGGCGTGCCTTCTCCACCTACGTGGCGACGCAACTAGATATCGCCAAGTTCAGCGACGATGCCGCGGCCCGCGAACGTGCGGATAACCTGGTGGCGTTGCTGACCCCAGTGGCCAAGGCGTTCTTGAGCGACCTGGGCCTGGAAACCACGGTGTTCGGCCAGCAGGTGTTTGGCGGCCACGGCTACATTCGCGAGTGGGGCCAGGAGCAACTGGTGCGCGATGTGCGCATCACCCAGATCTACGAAGGCACCAACGGCATCCAGGCGCTGGACCTGATGGGGCGCAAGATCGTCGGCAGCGGCGGGGCGTTCTACACCTTGTTTGCCGATGAGATCCGCGCGTTCATTGCCTCGGCCGGTGCCGAGCTGGCTGAATTCACCACACCGCTGAGCGCGGCGGTGGATAACCTGGATGAACTGACCGCCTGGGTCCTGGATCGCGCCAAGACAGACCCGAATGAAATCGGCGCGGCGTCCGTTGAGTATTTGCATGCATTTGGATACATGGCCTACGCCTATATGTGGGCGCGCATGGCCAAGGCGGCGCTGGGCAAGGAGTCTGAAGAAGACTTCTACGCCAGCAAGATGGGCACTGCGCGCTTCTACTTTGCGCGCCTGTTGCCACGTATCCATTCGCTGAGTGCGTCGGTAAAAGCCGGCAGCGAATCGCTGTTTCTGCTGGATGAAGCCCTGTTCTAA
- a CDS encoding acyl-CoA dehydrogenase C-terminal domain-containing protein — MPDYKAPLRDMRFLIDNVFDFHGHYAALGATDASPDMVNAILEEGAKFCENVLSPLNRSGDEEGCHFDNGVVTTPKGFKEAFAQYVEGGWHGVAADPAFGGQGLPQSLGLVLSEMIGSSNTSWGMYPGLTHGAMSAIHAHGTAEQKDTFLNKLTAGEWTGTMCLTEAHCGTDLGLIKTRAVPQADGSYAVTGSKIFISAGEHDMSANIIHLVLAKLPDAPAGTKGISLFIVPKFHADSGERNAVHCGSIEHKMGIKASATCVLNFDGARGFLIGEANKGLNCMFTMMNHARLGTGMQGLCNGEASFQGAIKYANDRLQMRSLTGAKAPEKAADPIIVHPDVRRMLLTMKAFNEGNRALTYFTAQLLDTAHLSSDAAQRQDAEDLLAFLTPICKAFMTDTGLEVTNHGMQVFGGHGYIREWGMEQLARDARIAPIYEGTNGIQALDLLGRKVLGSQGKLLRGFTKIVHKFCAAHAEHPQLRAYVAQLNQLNGEWGELTTQVGMAAMKNPDEVGAAAVDYLMYSGYVVLAYLWLRMAIAALDQQDADFAKAKLATCDFYFKRLLPRTATHRAAVEAGSECLMSLPAEAFAL; from the coding sequence ATGCCTGACTACAAAGCTCCCCTGCGCGACATGCGCTTTCTGATTGACAACGTATTTGATTTCCACGGCCACTACGCCGCGTTGGGAGCAACCGACGCCAGCCCGGACATGGTCAATGCGATCCTCGAAGAAGGCGCCAAATTTTGCGAGAACGTGCTGTCGCCGCTCAACCGCAGCGGTGATGAAGAAGGCTGCCATTTCGACAATGGCGTCGTCACCACGCCGAAGGGCTTCAAGGAAGCCTTCGCCCAGTACGTGGAAGGTGGCTGGCACGGTGTGGCGGCGGACCCGGCGTTTGGCGGCCAAGGCTTGCCGCAGTCGCTGGGCCTGGTGCTCAGCGAAATGATCGGCTCCAGCAACACCTCCTGGGGCATGTACCCAGGGCTGACCCACGGCGCAATGTCGGCGATCCATGCCCATGGCACCGCCGAGCAAAAAGATACGTTCCTGAACAAACTCACCGCCGGCGAATGGACCGGCACCATGTGCCTCACCGAAGCCCACTGCGGCACCGACCTGGGCCTGATCAAGACTCGCGCCGTGCCCCAGGCGGACGGTAGCTATGCGGTTACCGGCAGCAAGATCTTCATCTCGGCCGGCGAACACGACATGAGTGCCAACATTATCCACTTGGTGCTGGCCAAGCTGCCGGATGCGCCGGCGGGCACCAAGGGCATCTCGCTGTTTATCGTGCCCAAGTTCCATGCCGATTCCGGCGAGCGCAACGCGGTGCACTGCGGCTCCATCGAACACAAGATGGGCATCAAGGCCTCGGCCACCTGTGTGCTGAATTTCGACGGTGCCAGAGGTTTCCTGATCGGCGAGGCGAACAAAGGCCTCAACTGCATGTTCACCATGATGAACCATGCGCGCCTGGGCACCGGCATGCAGGGCCTGTGCAATGGCGAGGCAAGCTTCCAGGGGGCGATCAAGTACGCCAACGATCGCTTGCAAATGCGCTCGCTGACCGGCGCCAAGGCTCCGGAAAAAGCCGCCGACCCTATCATCGTGCACCCCGATGTGCGCCGCATGTTGCTGACCATGAAAGCCTTCAACGAAGGCAACCGCGCGCTGACCTACTTCACCGCGCAATTGCTCGACACCGCACACCTGAGCAGCGACGCCGCCCAGCGCCAGGACGCCGAAGACCTGTTGGCGTTCCTCACGCCCATCTGCAAAGCCTTTATGACCGATACCGGGTTGGAGGTGACCAACCACGGCATGCAGGTCTTCGGCGGCCACGGTTACATCCGCGAATGGGGCATGGAGCAACTGGCCCGCGATGCGCGGATTGCGCCGATCTATGAAGGCACCAACGGCATCCAGGCCCTCGACTTGCTGGGGCGCAAGGTGCTGGGCAGCCAGGGCAAGTTGCTGCGCGGGTTTACCAAAATCGTGCACAAGTTCTGCGCCGCGCATGCCGAGCATCCGCAACTCAGGGCCTATGTAGCGCAGCTCAATCAACTGAACGGGGAATGGGGCGAACTGACCACCCAGGTCGGTATGGCCGCGATGAAGAACCCCGATGAAGTCGGTGCGGCGGCAGTGGATTACTTGATGTACAGCGGCTACGTGGTGCTCGCTTACCTGTGGCTGCGCATGGCGATTGCTGCCCTTGACCAGCAAGACGCTGATTTCGCCAAGGCCAAGCTGGCCACTTGCGACTTCTACTTCAAGCGCCTGCTGCCGCGTACTGCCACGCACCGCGCGGCGGTGGAGGCGGGCAGCGAATGCCTGATGAGTCTGCCTGCGGAGGCATTTGCGCTGTGA
- a CDS encoding GGDEF domain-containing protein has protein sequence MSRVSAVSFSHFLPSLLLLLAGLSAAYIKDLSVFFTSLFNVLPTLVLLLGGSYCAVYRRQRELFLMITVYIAYFLLDTQTDFYRDHGRVREDAAVVFHLCCLLLPLLFSIYALWQEKTHLFRDFVARGAVLLAIGSVALALEQSFPVAVLNWLAEIRWPVLHGAWMSLIQLSYPMFLIGFLTLAAQYWYQPRPLHAAQLVGLLGLFWMLPQTFILPFTLNIMCSQVMLMIAAGVAHEAYQMAFRDELTGLPGRRALNERMQRLGRNYVLAMSDVDHFKRFNDTHGHDVGDQVLRLVASKLSKVNGGGRAYRYGGEEFAVVFAGKTVEECLPHLEEIRVIIADYAIKLRNLDRPQDDHQGRQRRAGSGASSVSVTISIGVAERQAEQRTPEEVLKSADQALYAAKGAGRNCVVAAGQTRRGAVRESAAG, from the coding sequence TTGTCGCGCGTGTCCGCTGTCAGTTTCAGTCATTTCCTCCCTTCGTTACTGCTGTTGCTGGCCGGGCTCTCGGCTGCATATATCAAAGACCTCAGCGTTTTCTTCACGTCACTGTTCAATGTGTTGCCGACCTTGGTGCTGTTGCTCGGCGGTTCGTACTGCGCGGTGTACCGCCGTCAGCGTGAACTGTTCCTGATGATCACGGTGTATATCGCCTACTTCCTGCTCGATACCCAGACCGACTTCTACCGCGACCACGGCCGCGTGCGCGAAGACGCGGCCGTGGTGTTTCACCTGTGCTGCTTGTTGCTGCCGTTGTTGTTCAGCATTTACGCGCTGTGGCAGGAGAAGACCCACCTGTTCCGTGATTTCGTCGCCCGTGGCGCTGTGTTGCTGGCGATAGGCAGTGTGGCGCTGGCACTCGAGCAGAGTTTCCCCGTGGCGGTGCTGAACTGGCTGGCGGAGATTCGCTGGCCCGTGCTGCATGGCGCCTGGATGAGCCTGATCCAATTGTCGTATCCGATGTTCCTGATCGGCTTCCTGACCCTGGCCGCACAGTACTGGTACCAGCCGCGCCCGCTGCACGCCGCGCAACTGGTGGGTTTGCTGGGGTTGTTCTGGATGTTGCCGCAGACGTTCATCCTGCCGTTCACCCTGAATATCATGTGCAGCCAGGTGATGCTGATGATCGCCGCTGGCGTCGCCCACGAGGCCTATCAAATGGCCTTCCGCGATGAGCTGACCGGCTTGCCGGGACGACGTGCGCTGAACGAGCGTATGCAGCGATTGGGGCGCAACTATGTGCTGGCGATGAGTGACGTCGACCACTTCAAGCGCTTCAACGACACCCATGGCCATGACGTCGGCGACCAGGTGCTGCGCCTGGTGGCAAGCAAGCTGTCCAAGGTCAACGGCGGCGGGCGCGCCTACCGGTATGGCGGTGAAGAGTTTGCCGTGGTGTTCGCCGGCAAGACGGTGGAGGAATGCTTGCCGCACCTGGAAGAAATCCGCGTAATCATCGCCGATTACGCTATCAAATTACGCAACCTGGACCGCCCTCAAGACGACCACCAAGGCCGTCAGCGGCGGGCGGGCAGTGGCGCCTCGAGTGTTTCGGTGACCATCAGTATCGGCGTGGCCGAACGCCAGGCTGAGCAGCGCACACCGGAGGAAGTCCTCAAGTCTGCCGACCAGGCGCTGTACGCTGCCAAGGGCGCCGGGCGTAACTGTGTGGTCGCGGCTGGCCAGACCCGCCGTGGCGCGGTGCGGGAAAGCGCTGCCGGTTGA